Proteins encoded together in one Telopea speciosissima isolate NSW1024214 ecotype Mountain lineage chromosome 4, Tspe_v1, whole genome shotgun sequence window:
- the LOC122658745 gene encoding pleiotropic drug resistance protein 1-like isoform X7, with protein sequence MTLLLGPPGSGKTTLMLALAGKLDKDLKFRGKINYNGHGMDEFVPQRTAAYISQHDLHIGEMTVRETFAFSARCQGVGSRYDILTELSKREKDADINPDPDFDAFLNSASLEGQEVSVATDYILKTLGLESCADTMVGDEMLRGISGGQRKRVTTGEMLVGPTRALFMDEISTGLDSSTTFQIVNSIKQSIDILSGTALISLLQPAPETYELFDDIILLSDGQIVYQGPREHVPEFFESVGFKCPERKGIADFLQEVSQLQIHFLFSLLLLISLAFSKGWTVFSLIWQVTSRKDQEQYWAHKDKPYRFIPVKEFVEAFHSFHVGRRVADELATPFDKSKSHPSALTTDKYGVSKKEILKACISRELLLMKRNSFVYIFKMMQLIIVAFFTMTLFLRTEMHKDSVEHGGIFMGALFFVVTTMTYNGIQELSMTVIKLPVFYKQRDLLFYPSWAYSLPTWILKIPVTLVEVAIWVFLTYYVIGFDPNVGRLFKQYLLLICISQMASGLFRLISSVGRDMVVSTTFGSFVLIILMLLGGFILSRDNIRKWWIWGYWISPLMYGQNAIVANEFHGESWSQLLPNGDTLGVAVLKSRGVFTEAYWYWIGVGALTCYVFLFNGLFTVALAYLDPFRKRKAVLSEDNKKNINVQSGDDIKRSISSESSSTRMEGNEANQNKMQGLILPFQPLSLTFDEIRYSVDMPQEMKARGFTEDRLLLLKGVSGAFRPGVLTALMGVSGAGKTTLMDVLAGRKTGGYIEGSIKISGYPKKQETFARVSGYCEQNDIHSPHITVYESLLYSAWLRLAPEINSSTKKMFIEEVMELVELDSLREALVGLPGVNGLSTEQRKRLTIAVEFVANPSILFMDEPTSGLDARAAAIVMRAVRKIVDTGRTVVCTIHQPSIDIFDAFDELLLLKQGGEEIYVGPLGRHSCQLINHFEAIEGISRIKDGYNPATWMLEVTAPAQEEALCVNFSDIYKNSELYRRNKAMIEELSKPAPGSKDLYFPTQYSQSFFTQCKACLWKQHWSYWRNPQYIAVRLFFTTFVAMLIGTIFWNLGTQTERKQDFFNAMGAMFGAVTFLGIQNACSVQPVVFVERTVFYRERASGMYSAMAYAFAQVLIEVPHIFLQTVIYGIMVYSMIAFQWTTVKFFWYLFFMYFTLLYYTYYGMMAVAMTPNPHISAIVSSAFYSLWCLFSGMIIPRPSIPIWWRWYYWTCPVSWTLYGIVVSQFGDIQNKLESGETVVEFLRDYFGFRHDFLGVIAVVIVGYSVLFAVIFAFSIRAFNYHKR encoded by the exons ATGACATTGCTTTTAGGCCCTCCAGGCTCCGGAAAGACCACACTGATGTTGGCTTTGGCAGGAAAGCTTGATAAAGATCTAAAA TTCCGGGGGAAAATAAATTACAATGGTCATGGAATGGATGAGTTTGTCCCACAAAGGACAGCAGCTTATATCAGTCAACATGATCTCCACATTGGGGAAATGACAGTGAGAGAAACCTTTGCTTTTTCTGCAAGATGTCAAGGGGTCGGAAGTCGTTATG ATATATTGACAGAGCtgtcaaaaagagaaaaggatgcAGACATTAACCCAGATCCTGATTTCGATGCTTTCTTGAAT TCAGCTTCACTAGAAGGACAGGAGGTCAGTGTAGCCACAGACTATATTCTAAAG ACTTTGGGACTTGAGAGTTGTGCAGATACCATGGTGGGAGATGAAATGCTGAGAGGTATCTCTGGAGGACAAAGAAAGCGTGTCACAACAG GGGAGATGCTGGTTGGACCAACAAGGGCACTTTTCATGGATGAGATATCAACTGGTTTGGATAGTTCGACAACATTTCAGATTGTGAATTCGATTAAGCAATCCATCGATATTCTAAGTGGGACAGctcttatctctctcctccagccAGCACCAGAGACTTACGAGCTCTTTGATGATATTATTCTCCTATCAGATGGGCAGATTGTGTACCAGGGGCCCCGTGAGCATGTGCCTGAGTTTTTCGAATCTGTGGGTTTCAAATGTCCTGAAAGGAAGGGAATTGCCGATTTCTTGCAGGAGGTGAGTCAACTTCAaatacattttcttttctcccttttgttACTTATATCTCTAGCTTTTAGCAAAGGTTGGACTGTATTTTCATTGATTTGGCAGGTGACGTCGAGGAAAGATCAAGAACAGTACTGGGCTCATAAAGATAAACCTTACAGATTTATCCCTGTCAAGGAATTTGTCGAGGCTTTCCACTCATTCCATGTTGGTCGGAGGGTAGCAGATGAACTTGCCACCCCATTTGATAAGAGCAAAAGTCATCCTTCAGCCTTAACTACCGATAAATATGGTGTTAGCAAGAAGGAAATTTTGAAAGCCTGTATTTCAAGAGAACTATTGCTGATGAAAAGAAATTCATTTGTTTACATTTTCAAGATGATGCAG CTTATTATTGTGGCATTCTTTACAATGACACTCTTCCTGCGAACTGAGATGCACAAAGATTCAGTAGAGCATGGTGGGATTTTTATGGGTGCTTTGTTCTTCGTTGTCACCACGATGACGTATAATGGAATACAAGAGCTTTCTATGACTGTCATTAAGCTTCCCGTATTTTACAAGCAAAGAGACCTCCTATTCTATCCTTCTTGGGCTTACTCACTGCCCACATGGATCCTAAAGATCCCAGTTACACTTGTTGAAGTTGCTATTTGGGTGTTCTTAACTTACTATGTCATAGGTTTTGACCCAAATGTCGGAAG GCTTTTCAAACAGTACCTTCTACTCATTTGTATTAGCCAAATGGCATCTGGATTGTTTCGACTCATTTCCTCAGTAGGAAGGGACATGGTTGTTTCGACCACATTTGGGTCCTTTGTATTAATTATACTCATGCTTCTAGGTGGATTTATTTTGTCACGAG ATAATATAAGGAAATGGTGGATATGGGGCTATTGGATCTCTCCCTTGATGTATGGGCAAAATGCTATAGTAGCAAACGAGTTCCATGGGGAAAGTTGGAGCCAA CTTCTACCCAATGGAGATACTCTAGGAGTGGCAGTCCTGAAATCTCGTGGGGTCTTCACTGAAGCTTATTGGTATTGGATTGGAGTAGGGGCATTGACTTGTTATGTTTTCCTATTCAATGGTTTATTCACAGTGGCTCTTGCTTATCTCGATC CATTTAGGAAACGTAAGGCAGTTCTATCTGAAGA taataaaaaaaacataaatgtaCAATCAGGAGATGACATTAAAAGAAGTATTTCATCTGAGTCTTCATCTACAAGGATGGAGGGCAATGAAGCCAATCAGAACAAGATGCAGGGATTGATTCTTCCGTTTCAACCTCTTTCCCTCACCTTTGACGAAATCAGATACTCTGTTGACATGCCACAG GAAATGAAAGCACGAGGCTTTACAGAGGACCGGCTGTTGCTTCTCAAGGGAGTGAGTGGAGCTTTTAGGCCAGGAGTCCTTACAGCTCTGATGGGTGTTAGTGGTGCTGGTAAGACCACTTTGATGGATGTGTTGGCTGGAAGGAAAACTGGAGGATATATTGAAGGAAGCATCAAGATATCTGGCTACccaaagaaacaagaaacatTTGCTCGTGTATCAGGGTACTGTGAACAGAACGATATCCACTCTCCCCATATTACGGTCTATGAATCCTTGCTCTATTCAGCTTGGCTTCGGTTAGCTCCTGAAATCAATTCTTCCACTAAAAAG ATGTTCATTGAGGAGGTCATGGAGCTTGTAGAGCTGGACTCATTGAGGGAAGCACTGGTTGGGCTTCCAGGTGTAAATGGTCTCTCAACAGAGCAGCGCAAGAGGTTGACCATTGCAGTTGAATTCGTTGCCAACCCTTCAATTTTATTCATGGATGAGCCAACATCTGGCCTGGATGCAAGGGCAGCAGCAATAGTGATGAGAGCAGTGAGAAAAATTGTGGACACTGGACGAACTGTGGTTTGCACCATCCACCAGCCAAGCATTGACATATTTGATGCTTTTGACGAG CTATTATTACTgaagcaaggaggagaagaaatatATGTAGGCCCATTAGGGAGACACTCTTGTCAATTGATCAATCACTTTGAG GCAATTGAAGGAATCAGTAGGATAAAAGATGGATATAATCCAGCAACATGGATGTTGGAGGTGACAGCACCGGCCCAAGAAGAAGCTTTGTGTGTAAACTTCAGTGACATATATAAGAATTCAGAACTGTACAG GAGGAACAAAGCAATGATTGAGGAACTGAGTAAACCTGCCCCTGGTTCAAAAGACCTCTATTTCCCTACTCAGTACTCCCAATCTTTCTTCACGCAATGCAAGGCTTGCCTATGGAAACAGCATTGGTCCTATTGGAGGAATCCACAATACATTGCAGTGAGGCTCTTCTTCACAACTTTTGTAGCAATGTTGATTGGGACAATTTTTTGGAATCTTGGAACTCAAAC GGAGAGGAAGCAGGATTTCTTTAATGCAATGGGTGCTATGTTTGGTGCTGTTACTTTCCTTGGAATACAAAATGCTTGCTCAGTGCAGCCAGTTGTATTTGTTGAGCGAACTGTATTTTATAGAGAGAGGGCTTCTGGGATGTATTCAGCTATGGCATATGCCTTTGCCCAA GTTTTGATTGAGGTTCCACATATCTTCTTACAGACTGTTATATATGGGATTATGGTGTATTCAATGATTGCATTTCAATGGACAACTGTGAAATTCTTTTGGTATCTATTCTTCATGTATTTCACATTGTTATACTATACCTATTACGGTATGATGGCAGTGGCTATGACACCCAACCCACACATCTCCGCTATAGTTTCCTCAGCATTTTATTCATTATGGTGCCTTTTCTCAGGAATGATAATTCCAAGACCT AGCATTCCTATCTGGTGGAGGTGGTATTACTGGACTTGCCCTGTTTCGTGGACGTTGTATGGCATTGTTGTGTCACAGTTTGGAGATATACAGAATAAGCTTGAATCAGGCGAAACAGTTGTAGAATTTTTGAGGGATTATTTTGGCTTCAGACATGATTTCTTAGGAGTGATTGCTGTCGTCATTGTTGGATACAGTGTGCTTTTTGCAGTCATCTTTGCTTTTTCAATAAGGGCATTTAATTACCATAAAAGATAA
- the LOC122658745 gene encoding pleiotropic drug resistance protein 1-like isoform X4 encodes MTLLLGPPGSGKTTLMLALAGKLDKDLKFRGKINYNGHGMDEFVPQRTAAYISQHDLHIGEMTVRETFAFSARCQGVGSRYDILTELSKREKDADINPDPDFDAFLNSASLEGQEVSVATDYILKTLGLESCADTMVGDEMLRGISGGQRKRVTTGEMLVGPTRALFMDEISTGLDSSTTFQIVNSIKQSIDILSGTALISLLQPAPETYELFDDIILLSDGQIVYQGPREHVPEFFESVGFKCPERKGIADFLQEVSQLQIHFLFSLLLLISLAFSKGWTVFSLIWQVTSRKDQEQYWAHKDKPYRFIPVKEFVEAFHSFHVGRRVADELATPFDKSKSHPSALTTDKYGVSKKEILKACISRELLLMKRNSFVYIFKMMQLIIVAFFTMTLFLRTEMHKDSVEHGGIFMGALFFVVTTMTYNGIQELSMTVIKLPVFYKQRDLLFYPSWAYSLPTWILKIPVTLVEVAIWVFLTYYVIGFDPNVGRLFKQYLLLICISQMASGLFRLISSVGRDMVVSTTFGSFVLIILMLLGGFILSRDNIRKWWIWGYWISPLMYGQNAIVANEFHGESWSQLLPNGDTLGVAVLKSRGVFTEAYWYWIGVGALTCYVFLFNGLFTVALAYLDPFRKRKAVLSEERLKDKSESSSTRMEGNEANQNKMQGLILPFQPLSLTFDEIRYSVDMPQEMKARGFTEDRLLLLKGVSGAFRPGVLTALMGVSGAGKTTLMDVLAGRKTGGYIEGSIKISGYPKKQETFARVSGYCEQNDIHSPHITVYESLLYSAWLRLAPEINSSTKKMFIEEVMELVELDSLREALVGLPGVNGLSTEQRKRLTIAVEFVANPSILFMDEPTSGLDARAAAIVMRAVRKIVDTGRTVVCTIHQPSIDIFDAFDELLLLKQGGEEIYVGPLGRHSCQLINHFEAIEGISRIKDGYNPATWMLEVTAPAQEEALCVNFSDIYKNSELYRRNKAMIEELSKPAPGSKDLYFPTQYSQSFFTQCKACLWKQHWSYWRNPQYIAVRLFFTTFVAMLIGTIFWNLGTQTERKQDFFNAMGAMFGAVTFLGIQNACSVQPVVFVERTVFYRERASGMYSAMAYAFAQVLIEVPHIFLQTVIYGIMVYSMIAFQWTTVKFFWYLFFMYFTLLYYTYYGMMAVAMTPNPHISAIVSSAFYSLWCLFSGMIIPRPSIPIWWRWYYWTCPVSWTLYGIVVSQFGDIQNKLESGETVVEFLRDYFGFRHDFLGVIAVVIVGYSVLFAVIFAFSIRAFNYHKR; translated from the exons ATGACATTGCTTTTAGGCCCTCCAGGCTCCGGAAAGACCACACTGATGTTGGCTTTGGCAGGAAAGCTTGATAAAGATCTAAAA TTCCGGGGGAAAATAAATTACAATGGTCATGGAATGGATGAGTTTGTCCCACAAAGGACAGCAGCTTATATCAGTCAACATGATCTCCACATTGGGGAAATGACAGTGAGAGAAACCTTTGCTTTTTCTGCAAGATGTCAAGGGGTCGGAAGTCGTTATG ATATATTGACAGAGCtgtcaaaaagagaaaaggatgcAGACATTAACCCAGATCCTGATTTCGATGCTTTCTTGAAT TCAGCTTCACTAGAAGGACAGGAGGTCAGTGTAGCCACAGACTATATTCTAAAG ACTTTGGGACTTGAGAGTTGTGCAGATACCATGGTGGGAGATGAAATGCTGAGAGGTATCTCTGGAGGACAAAGAAAGCGTGTCACAACAG GGGAGATGCTGGTTGGACCAACAAGGGCACTTTTCATGGATGAGATATCAACTGGTTTGGATAGTTCGACAACATTTCAGATTGTGAATTCGATTAAGCAATCCATCGATATTCTAAGTGGGACAGctcttatctctctcctccagccAGCACCAGAGACTTACGAGCTCTTTGATGATATTATTCTCCTATCAGATGGGCAGATTGTGTACCAGGGGCCCCGTGAGCATGTGCCTGAGTTTTTCGAATCTGTGGGTTTCAAATGTCCTGAAAGGAAGGGAATTGCCGATTTCTTGCAGGAGGTGAGTCAACTTCAaatacattttcttttctcccttttgttACTTATATCTCTAGCTTTTAGCAAAGGTTGGACTGTATTTTCATTGATTTGGCAGGTGACGTCGAGGAAAGATCAAGAACAGTACTGGGCTCATAAAGATAAACCTTACAGATTTATCCCTGTCAAGGAATTTGTCGAGGCTTTCCACTCATTCCATGTTGGTCGGAGGGTAGCAGATGAACTTGCCACCCCATTTGATAAGAGCAAAAGTCATCCTTCAGCCTTAACTACCGATAAATATGGTGTTAGCAAGAAGGAAATTTTGAAAGCCTGTATTTCAAGAGAACTATTGCTGATGAAAAGAAATTCATTTGTTTACATTTTCAAGATGATGCAG CTTATTATTGTGGCATTCTTTACAATGACACTCTTCCTGCGAACTGAGATGCACAAAGATTCAGTAGAGCATGGTGGGATTTTTATGGGTGCTTTGTTCTTCGTTGTCACCACGATGACGTATAATGGAATACAAGAGCTTTCTATGACTGTCATTAAGCTTCCCGTATTTTACAAGCAAAGAGACCTCCTATTCTATCCTTCTTGGGCTTACTCACTGCCCACATGGATCCTAAAGATCCCAGTTACACTTGTTGAAGTTGCTATTTGGGTGTTCTTAACTTACTATGTCATAGGTTTTGACCCAAATGTCGGAAG GCTTTTCAAACAGTACCTTCTACTCATTTGTATTAGCCAAATGGCATCTGGATTGTTTCGACTCATTTCCTCAGTAGGAAGGGACATGGTTGTTTCGACCACATTTGGGTCCTTTGTATTAATTATACTCATGCTTCTAGGTGGATTTATTTTGTCACGAG ATAATATAAGGAAATGGTGGATATGGGGCTATTGGATCTCTCCCTTGATGTATGGGCAAAATGCTATAGTAGCAAACGAGTTCCATGGGGAAAGTTGGAGCCAA CTTCTACCCAATGGAGATACTCTAGGAGTGGCAGTCCTGAAATCTCGTGGGGTCTTCACTGAAGCTTATTGGTATTGGATTGGAGTAGGGGCATTGACTTGTTATGTTTTCCTATTCAATGGTTTATTCACAGTGGCTCTTGCTTATCTCGATC CATTTAGGAAACGTAAGGCAGTTCTATCTGAAGAGAGATTGAAGGATAA ATCTGAGTCTTCATCTACAAGGATGGAGGGCAATGAAGCCAATCAGAACAAGATGCAGGGATTGATTCTTCCGTTTCAACCTCTTTCCCTCACCTTTGACGAAATCAGATACTCTGTTGACATGCCACAG GAAATGAAAGCACGAGGCTTTACAGAGGACCGGCTGTTGCTTCTCAAGGGAGTGAGTGGAGCTTTTAGGCCAGGAGTCCTTACAGCTCTGATGGGTGTTAGTGGTGCTGGTAAGACCACTTTGATGGATGTGTTGGCTGGAAGGAAAACTGGAGGATATATTGAAGGAAGCATCAAGATATCTGGCTACccaaagaaacaagaaacatTTGCTCGTGTATCAGGGTACTGTGAACAGAACGATATCCACTCTCCCCATATTACGGTCTATGAATCCTTGCTCTATTCAGCTTGGCTTCGGTTAGCTCCTGAAATCAATTCTTCCACTAAAAAG ATGTTCATTGAGGAGGTCATGGAGCTTGTAGAGCTGGACTCATTGAGGGAAGCACTGGTTGGGCTTCCAGGTGTAAATGGTCTCTCAACAGAGCAGCGCAAGAGGTTGACCATTGCAGTTGAATTCGTTGCCAACCCTTCAATTTTATTCATGGATGAGCCAACATCTGGCCTGGATGCAAGGGCAGCAGCAATAGTGATGAGAGCAGTGAGAAAAATTGTGGACACTGGACGAACTGTGGTTTGCACCATCCACCAGCCAAGCATTGACATATTTGATGCTTTTGACGAG CTATTATTACTgaagcaaggaggagaagaaatatATGTAGGCCCATTAGGGAGACACTCTTGTCAATTGATCAATCACTTTGAG GCAATTGAAGGAATCAGTAGGATAAAAGATGGATATAATCCAGCAACATGGATGTTGGAGGTGACAGCACCGGCCCAAGAAGAAGCTTTGTGTGTAAACTTCAGTGACATATATAAGAATTCAGAACTGTACAG GAGGAACAAAGCAATGATTGAGGAACTGAGTAAACCTGCCCCTGGTTCAAAAGACCTCTATTTCCCTACTCAGTACTCCCAATCTTTCTTCACGCAATGCAAGGCTTGCCTATGGAAACAGCATTGGTCCTATTGGAGGAATCCACAATACATTGCAGTGAGGCTCTTCTTCACAACTTTTGTAGCAATGTTGATTGGGACAATTTTTTGGAATCTTGGAACTCAAAC GGAGAGGAAGCAGGATTTCTTTAATGCAATGGGTGCTATGTTTGGTGCTGTTACTTTCCTTGGAATACAAAATGCTTGCTCAGTGCAGCCAGTTGTATTTGTTGAGCGAACTGTATTTTATAGAGAGAGGGCTTCTGGGATGTATTCAGCTATGGCATATGCCTTTGCCCAA GTTTTGATTGAGGTTCCACATATCTTCTTACAGACTGTTATATATGGGATTATGGTGTATTCAATGATTGCATTTCAATGGACAACTGTGAAATTCTTTTGGTATCTATTCTTCATGTATTTCACATTGTTATACTATACCTATTACGGTATGATGGCAGTGGCTATGACACCCAACCCACACATCTCCGCTATAGTTTCCTCAGCATTTTATTCATTATGGTGCCTTTTCTCAGGAATGATAATTCCAAGACCT AGCATTCCTATCTGGTGGAGGTGGTATTACTGGACTTGCCCTGTTTCGTGGACGTTGTATGGCATTGTTGTGTCACAGTTTGGAGATATACAGAATAAGCTTGAATCAGGCGAAACAGTTGTAGAATTTTTGAGGGATTATTTTGGCTTCAGACATGATTTCTTAGGAGTGATTGCTGTCGTCATTGTTGGATACAGTGTGCTTTTTGCAGTCATCTTTGCTTTTTCAATAAGGGCATTTAATTACCATAAAAGATAA